ATCTAGTATTGCAATTAATGCATTATTTTCATCTGAAAATAAGCTTAATTTTTTATGCATATTTTTTTTATTGTTAATAGTTAAATATTCATCTGTAAATTTTTCAATATTTTTTTCTAATGTTTTAATCTTTCTATCTACATAAAAATCTTCAAAAAACACAGTTTGTAATATCATATTAACAGTTAAAAAAAACATAAAAAATGCTGTAGTGACAATAAATAGTTTAAAAGTTATTCCTTTATATTTCATTAATCCACCTCAAACATATAGCCAGCTCTTATCATTGTCCGAATATATTTAGCTTTATCTTTTAATTTTTTCCTAAGTTTTTTTATATGAGTATCTACAGTTCTAAGATCTCCAAAATAGTCATATCCCCAAACTTTATTAAGAATATTTTCCCTTGATAAAACTATCCCTTTATTTTCAATCATATAAACAAGTAAGTCATATTCTTTTGGAGCTAAATCTATAATTTCATCATCTATTTTAAAACTGCGAGATAGTTTATTAATTTCTATGCAGCCAATATTTAATATATTATTTGTTGATACTGTTCCTTGTGCTCTTTTTAGTAACATCTTTGCTCTAGCAACTAAAACCTTTGGACTAAATGGCTTTGTTACATAATCATCCGCTCCAAGATCAAATCCCATTAACTTATCCTCTTCTTCACTTCTGGCTGTTAACATTATAATAGGTACATCTGAAATATTTCTTATTCTTTTACAAACTGACCATCCATCTAATTCTGGTATCATAATATCTAATATTATTAAATCTATTTTATTTTCTTCAAATGCTGCCATGGCATCTTTCCCATTCTCTACTTCATATATATTAAACCCCTCGAATTTAAAATAATCACTTACTATTTCCCTTATCCTATCCTCATCTTCAACCAATAAAACATTTTTTTGCACCTTTATTTTCACCTCTCTCATAGAATAAAAAAACTCTGTACTTTTTTATTATACAGTAAATAAGTACAGAGTTTTTTTATTCTATAAGCTTTTTCTAATTTCTTCTCTTATCTTTACAAGTTCAGTAAAGTCATAGAAAAACAACATTTTCTTTTCAGCTATACTCTTTCCTTTTGGTTTGTCTGATACAACAAACGCTTTAAATGTCTCTGCTATATCTTCTTCTGGATTAGTAGCGGAATATTCTGAAACAAATCTATTTTTATATTTATCATAAAACTCAACAATTGCCTCTTCATTCTCTTCATCTTCATTGTATGCTTTAAATTCTTCAAAAATATCAGCCCAGAACTTTTTATAAAATAAATTTAAGTAAGAATTACTTTTAGTAGTCCCTTCATCCGTTATATAATTTAAACTTTTTTCTTCTTTAGGTATAACCTGATTGTCATTTAAAGTTAGAATATGAGCAAATTCATGAACGATAGTTTCATCTAATTCTTTTCCTATTAATTTTCCTTTTTTATGAAAAGCATCCTTTATATCTATAGCCAATGTCCACTTTTTATTTTTATTATCAGGTGAATAAACATAAGCTAATGTTTCATCTTTTCCATCTGTCATTATTTCAAATTCTGTAATTCTATTAATATAAGATTTTGGTATTATTTTTTTTGATCTATTCCACATTAATTTATATTTGTTCATGTCTTCTTTTGATACTTCTTCATTAAACTTAAAGTTTACATTTCCATTACTTACTTTATAAGAAATAATTTCATCCACATCGCTTTCATAAGAATAACAATCCTCTGGATTAACTCCCGCTTTTTCAAGAATACTATCAAACTCTTCCCAAAGCAAATCTGCTTTTCTATAATTATTATCTTTTTCGTATACTAGAATTTCTGAATACAAATCCCTTAATTCTTTAATTTGATCTTCATTAAATTTTTCTAACTCTTCTCCTAATAATTCTTCAAAACTTGAAAAGTATTCATATTCTTCAGAATCTAGTTCATCCTTTATTACAGTATCTGATTTTACCGCATGCTTTGGTTCATCATATATTCGTCTTGATAAAGCAATTCCACTTATTATACTTAAAAACAATATTAAAGCTAGTATTTTTTTATTAAATTTCATTTATCTTCCCCTCTTTCATTTAAATTCTAAATCCAATTTTTATAAATATTTTTGATGATATATAAATTATAATTTTTAGATGTGTACTCTCTGTGTACTTTCTATGAAGTTTAAATGAAAAAAGACCTATATACAAAAGTATATAAGTCTTAAAATCTAATATTCCTATACAGGCTTTTTCAATGCGCCTAACATAAATGCTGTAACAAATGATCCAGCTAATATAGCAGCAACATATAAAAGAGGATTTGTAGTTATCGGTATTACAAACATTCCTCCATGAGGTGCTGGTAGCATAACATTGAACATCATAGTTAATGCTCCTGCAAGTGCTGATCCTA
The window above is part of the Tepidibacter aestuarii genome. Proteins encoded here:
- a CDS encoding response regulator transcription factor, which codes for MQKNVLLVEDEDRIREIVSDYFKFEGFNIYEVENGKDAMAAFEENKIDLIILDIMIPELDGWSVCKRIRNISDVPIIMLTARSEEEDKLMGFDLGADDYVTKPFSPKVLVARAKMLLKRAQGTVSTNNILNIGCIEINKLSRSFKIDDEIIDLAPKEYDLLVYMIENKGIVLSRENILNKVWGYDYFGDLRTVDTHIKKLRKKLKDKAKYIRTMIRAGYMFEVD
- a CDS encoding zinc-binding metallopeptidase, producing the protein MKFNKKILALILFLSIISGIALSRRIYDEPKHAVKSDTVIKDELDSEEYEYFSSFEELLGEELEKFNEDQIKELRDLYSEILVYEKDNNYRKADLLWEEFDSILEKAGVNPEDCYSYESDVDEIISYKVSNGNVNFKFNEEVSKEDMNKYKLMWNRSKKIIPKSYINRITEFEIMTDGKDETLAYVYSPDNKNKKWTLAIDIKDAFHKKGKLIGKELDETIVHEFAHILTLNDNQVIPKEEKSLNYITDEGTTKSNSYLNLFYKKFWADIFEEFKAYNEDEENEEAIVEFYDKYKNRFVSEYSATNPEEDIAETFKAFVVSDKPKGKSIAEKKMLFFYDFTELVKIREEIRKSL